One region of Mycolicibacterium rhodesiae NBB3 genomic DNA includes:
- a CDS encoding virulence factor Mce family protein — MTRARRVVRAGIALVMAAVVLTACGSWRGIANVPMPGGPGTGKDTYRIYVQVPDTSALNVNSRVRVADVFVGRVRAIGLKNLIATVTIDVDDDVALPANATATIGQTSLLGSQHVELAAPPDPAPQRLRDGDTIGLQNSTAFPTTERTLASVATVLRGGGIPSLEVISSEVDSMLDGRADQIRQFLDKLDTFTAEVNAQRGDIRSAIDSTRELLSIVAERNDTLDAVLTEMPPLVEHFNETRDLGAEAVQALGELSRLVDEALSQSRQNIDHNLVMLQRPLKQLSRAAPYLAGALRLMVSLPFTIDEVPKLVRGDYANISAVLDLTLSSLDNSLLTGTAFSGALRALEQSWGRDPNTMLPDVRFTPNPADLPPERGE; from the coding sequence ATGACGCGCGCGAGGCGAGTTGTTCGCGCGGGCATCGCACTGGTGATGGCTGCGGTGGTGCTGACCGCATGTGGGTCGTGGCGCGGCATCGCCAACGTTCCGATGCCGGGCGGCCCCGGTACCGGCAAGGACACCTACCGAATCTACGTCCAGGTACCAGACACGTCGGCGCTCAACGTCAACAGCCGGGTGCGGGTCGCCGACGTCTTCGTCGGCAGGGTTCGGGCGATCGGGCTGAAGAACCTGATTGCCACCGTGACGATCGACGTCGACGACGACGTGGCGCTTCCAGCCAATGCCACTGCCACGATCGGCCAGACCAGCCTGCTGGGCAGCCAGCACGTGGAGCTCGCGGCGCCGCCTGACCCGGCACCGCAGAGACTGCGGGACGGCGACACCATCGGACTGCAGAACTCCACTGCGTTCCCGACGACCGAACGGACGCTGGCGAGCGTGGCCACCGTGCTGCGCGGCGGCGGGATTCCCAGCCTGGAAGTGATCAGCAGCGAAGTGGATTCGATGCTCGATGGACGAGCCGACCAGATCCGTCAGTTCCTCGACAAGCTGGACACGTTCACCGCCGAAGTCAACGCGCAGCGCGGCGACATCCGCAGCGCCATCGACTCCACCAGAGAGCTGCTGTCGATCGTCGCCGAGCGCAACGACACCCTGGACGCGGTACTCACCGAAATGCCCCCGCTGGTCGAGCATTTCAACGAGACCCGCGACCTCGGCGCGGAGGCGGTGCAGGCCCTGGGCGAGCTCAGTCGCCTCGTCGACGAGGCGCTCTCACAGTCGCGGCAGAACATCGACCACAACCTGGTGATGCTGCAGCGCCCACTCAAGCAACTCAGCCGTGCCGCACCGTATCTGGCCGGCGCGCTGCGCTTGATGGTCTCGCTGCCGTTCACCATCGACGAAGTCCCCAAGCTGGTCCGCGGTGACTACGCGAACATCTCAGCCGTCCTCGACCTGACCTTGAGCTCACTCGACAACTCACTGCTGACCGGCACCGCGTTCTCCGGTGCGCTGCGCGCTCTCGAACAGTCGTGGGGACGCGATCCGAACACCATGCTCCCCGATGTGAGGTTCACACCGAACCCGGCCGACCTGCCACCCGAGCGGGGGGAATAG
- a CDS encoding virulence factor Mce family protein translates to MSTIFDIRSVKAPKIRRRTVIAAAVAAVLAIAAAIGGYQLYGKLTTISAVAYFSDTLALYAGDEVQIQGVRVGAIDAIEPAGDKMKVTFHFDRSYKVPADATVSILNPSLVASRAIDLSPRYTGGAQLQDNAVIPLQRTQVPVEWDELRAQITNVVTELAPTPGAPKGPFGEAIESFADGLAGKGQRINTTLNNLSEALSAVNDGRGDFFAVLKSLAVFVNALHDSDQQFVALNSDLATFTGSLSNDDRELANAIDQVDQLLATTRKFVEDNGPALTKDVQNLADVTNTILQPTPRNGIETALHVLPTMGTNFTNIYDPAHGALTAIPVVANFSNPMQLICSAIQAGSRLGYQESAELCAQYLAPILDAIKFNFPPFGTVPLTTPDLLPKHVAYSEERLRPPPGYKDTTVPGIWSRDTLFSHGNHEPGWIVAPGMQGLQVQPFTANMLTPDSLAALLGGPNPGPPPPAGPRGGAPPNAYDQNNPLPPPWYPQPLPTPAVPVPAGPPPLPAEAAPVSGPGR, encoded by the coding sequence GTGTCCACCATCTTCGACATCCGCTCGGTGAAAGCGCCGAAGATACGGCGGCGCACGGTCATCGCCGCGGCCGTCGCGGCGGTCTTGGCAATCGCGGCGGCAATCGGCGGGTACCAGCTATACGGGAAGCTCACCACCATCAGCGCGGTGGCGTACTTCTCGGACACACTCGCCCTTTACGCGGGCGACGAAGTCCAGATCCAGGGCGTGCGGGTCGGTGCGATCGACGCGATCGAACCGGCCGGCGACAAGATGAAGGTGACGTTCCACTTCGACCGCAGCTACAAGGTCCCCGCCGACGCCACGGTGTCGATCCTCAATCCCAGCTTGGTCGCGTCGCGTGCGATCGACCTGTCACCGCGCTACACCGGTGGCGCGCAACTTCAGGACAACGCGGTCATCCCGCTGCAGCGCACCCAGGTCCCCGTCGAGTGGGACGAACTGCGCGCGCAGATCACCAACGTCGTCACCGAACTCGCACCGACCCCCGGAGCGCCCAAAGGTCCTTTCGGAGAAGCGATCGAGTCCTTCGCCGACGGCCTGGCCGGCAAGGGACAGCGGATCAACACCACCCTGAACAACCTGTCCGAGGCGCTCAGCGCGGTCAACGACGGACGCGGCGATTTCTTCGCGGTCCTCAAGAGTCTGGCGGTCTTCGTCAACGCACTACACGACAGCGACCAGCAATTCGTTGCGCTCAACAGCGATCTCGCCACCTTCACCGGATCGTTGTCCAACGACGATCGCGAACTCGCCAACGCCATCGACCAGGTCGACCAGCTATTGGCGACCACCCGAAAGTTCGTCGAGGACAACGGTCCCGCGCTGACGAAGGACGTCCAAAACCTGGCCGACGTCACCAACACCATCCTTCAGCCGACGCCGCGCAACGGAATCGAGACCGCCCTGCACGTGCTGCCCACCATGGGCACCAACTTCACCAACATCTACGACCCCGCGCACGGTGCGCTCACCGCGATCCCAGTCGTCGCCAACTTCTCCAACCCGATGCAGTTGATCTGCAGCGCCATTCAAGCGGGCAGCCGGCTGGGTTACCAAGAGTCCGCCGAGCTGTGCGCGCAATACCTCGCGCCGATCCTCGACGCCATCAAGTTCAACTTCCCGCCGTTCGGAACCGTCCCGTTGACCACCCCAGACCTATTACCGAAACATGTTGCATACTCCGAGGAGCGGCTGCGGCCCCCACCGGGTTACAAGGACACCACCGTGCCCGGCATCTGGTCACGCGACACCCTGTTCTCCCACGGTAACCACGAACCGGGCTGGATCGTCGCGCCGGGCATGCAGGGTCTGCAGGTCCAACCGTTCACCGCGAACATGCTGACGCCCGATTCGCTGGCCGCGCTGCTGGGCGGACCCAACCCCGGACCACCGCCGCCCGCGGGGCCGCGCGGCGGAGCACCGCCCAACGCCTACGACCAGAACAACCCACTGCCACCACCGTGGTATCCGCAACCGCTGCCGACGCCAGCAGTTCCGGTTCCGGCCGGCCCACCGCCACTGCCCGCCGAGGCGGCGCCCGTGTCAGGACCCGGTCGATGA
- a CDS encoding MCE family protein: protein MRILEGGNRLRTGLLGVIIVVLVIGVGQSFASIPMLFAQPVYYSQFSNSAGLHTGDEVRIFGMKVGAVRSIDLDPEYVTIGFTLGTTTIGKDSRLTIRTDTILGKKTLEIEPRGADPIRPNTLLPIGNSTTPYQIYDAFSDVTKTASGWDFDTVKRSLDVLSETLDQTAPHLSAALDGVARFSDTIGKRDQELRTLLAEANKVSGVLRDRSGQINQLLLNAQSLLAAINRRGQAIDALLQRVSALSIQVQGFIADTPNLKPTLEQLRTVTDLLVKHKDDLADVLTTLSKFTASLAEAVGSGPYFKVLIANLLPYQFLQPFVDAAFKKRGIDPEEFWRNAGLPSFRFPDPNGQRFPNGAPPPAPTPLEGTPEHPGPAVIAGSPCSYTPPADGVPSPTDPLPCAALDQGPFGPVPRGFEPPDVPHSMPVPNAPAAASGVPAAAIPGQPPPTVPGLPVPIAPGSPGARTVPLTPPDAPGMEG from the coding sequence ATGAGAATCCTCGAGGGGGGCAATCGACTTCGCACCGGTTTGTTGGGTGTGATCATCGTCGTACTGGTAATCGGAGTCGGACAAAGCTTCGCCAGCATCCCGATGCTGTTCGCACAGCCGGTCTACTACAGCCAATTCAGCAACTCGGCAGGGTTGCACACGGGCGACGAGGTGCGCATCTTCGGCATGAAGGTCGGTGCGGTGCGCTCCATCGACCTGGATCCTGAGTACGTCACGATCGGGTTCACATTGGGCACTACCACGATCGGTAAAGACAGCCGGCTGACCATCCGCACCGACACCATCCTCGGCAAGAAGACGCTCGAGATCGAGCCGCGCGGCGCGGATCCCATCCGGCCGAATACGTTGCTGCCCATAGGGAACAGCACCACCCCCTATCAAATCTACGACGCGTTCTCCGACGTCACCAAGACCGCGTCCGGGTGGGACTTCGACACCGTCAAGCGTTCGCTCGACGTCCTCTCGGAGACGCTGGACCAAACCGCCCCGCACCTGTCAGCCGCACTGGACGGAGTGGCGCGCTTCTCCGACACCATCGGCAAGCGCGACCAGGAACTCCGGACGCTGCTGGCCGAGGCCAACAAGGTCTCCGGCGTCCTGCGCGACCGCAGTGGTCAGATCAATCAGCTGCTACTCAACGCCCAATCGTTGCTCGCTGCCATCAACAGGCGCGGTCAGGCGATCGACGCGCTGCTGCAACGAGTTTCCGCGTTGTCGATTCAGGTGCAGGGCTTCATCGCCGACACCCCCAACCTCAAGCCAACGCTCGAACAGTTGCGCACCGTCACCGATCTGCTCGTCAAACACAAGGACGACCTGGCCGACGTGCTCACCACGCTGAGCAAGTTCACCGCGTCACTGGCTGAAGCGGTCGGCTCCGGGCCGTATTTCAAAGTGCTGATCGCAAACCTGCTGCCCTACCAATTCCTGCAGCCCTTCGTCGATGCGGCGTTCAAGAAGCGAGGGATCGACCCAGAAGAGTTCTGGCGCAACGCCGGGCTGCCCTCGTTCCGTTTCCCCGACCCCAATGGCCAACGATTTCCCAACGGCGCACCGCCGCCGGCCCCGACACCACTGGAAGGCACCCCCGAGCATCCAGGACCTGCGGTCATCGCCGGTTCGCCATGTTCCTATACGCCGCCCGCCGACGGTGTCCCCTCGCCCACCGATCCACTGCCCTGCGCAGCGCTCGATCAGGGACCGTTCGGTCCGGTACCGCGAGGCTTCGAGCCGCCGGACGTGCCGCACTCCATGCCCGTCCCGAACGCACCCGCGGCGGCGTCGGGGGTTCCCGCCGCCGCCATACCGGGTCAGCCCCCTCCGACTGTCCCGGGTCTTCCGGTGCCCATCGCGCCAGGGTCCCCTGGCGCACGCACTGTTCCGCTGACACCGCCCGATGCACCGGGGATGGAGGGCTGA
- a CDS encoding virulence factor Mce family protein, giving the protein MKITGTAVKLGAFSAVLLALTGLIIVVFGQLRFDHTTTYSADFSSVSGLKSGQFVRFSGVEVGKVSRVRMAADGRHIVVDFDVDRSVPLFASTTAHIRYADLVGNRYLELQRGQGPERILPPGGNIPITQTQPALDLDALIGGFKPLFRALDPEKVNNIASSLVTVFEGKGGTINDILDQTAQLTSTLADSDQAIGEVIDNLNTVLRTTVTHQREFDQTVDHLQQLISGLNERADPIADGLAHISDAAGSVSDLLADNRPVLRDTVTHLQNIQGPLIDKQDQLDDLLTKLPNALRIIGRIGGIYGDFFNFYLCDVTLKINGLQPGGPVRTVKVLQQPTGRCTPK; this is encoded by the coding sequence ATGAAGATCACCGGCACAGCAGTCAAACTCGGCGCGTTCTCCGCCGTACTACTAGCACTGACCGGACTGATCATCGTGGTCTTCGGACAGCTGCGGTTCGATCACACCACCACCTACTCGGCCGACTTCAGTAGCGTCAGCGGCCTCAAATCCGGCCAGTTCGTGCGCTTCTCGGGTGTGGAGGTGGGCAAGGTTTCGCGGGTGCGAATGGCGGCTGACGGTCGGCACATCGTCGTCGACTTCGACGTCGACCGCTCGGTCCCGTTGTTCGCGTCGACCACCGCACACATCCGCTACGCCGACCTGGTCGGCAACCGTTATCTCGAATTGCAGCGCGGCCAGGGCCCAGAGCGAATTCTGCCGCCCGGCGGCAACATTCCCATCACCCAGACGCAGCCCGCCTTGGACCTCGATGCTCTGATCGGAGGATTCAAGCCCCTGTTTCGCGCGCTGGACCCGGAGAAGGTCAACAACATCGCGTCCTCATTGGTCACGGTCTTCGAGGGGAAGGGCGGAACGATCAACGACATCCTCGACCAGACCGCGCAATTGACGTCGACGCTCGCCGACAGCGACCAAGCGATCGGCGAGGTCATCGACAACCTGAACACGGTCCTTCGCACCACCGTCACCCATCAGCGCGAGTTCGACCAGACCGTCGACCATCTCCAGCAGTTGATCAGTGGACTAAACGAGCGCGCCGATCCGATTGCCGACGGACTCGCCCACATCAGCGATGCAGCGGGTTCGGTCTCCGACCTGCTCGCCGACAACCGTCCCGTGCTCAGAGACACGGTGACGCACCTGCAGAACATCCAGGGGCCACTCATCGACAAGCAGGACCAACTCGACGACCTGCTCACCAAGCTGCCCAACGCATTACGGATCATCGGCCGCATCGGCGGCATCTACGGTGACTTCTTCAACTTCTATCTGTGCGACGTGACACTGAAGATCAACGGACTGCAGCCGGGCGGACCGGTCCGCACAGTCAAGGTCCTGCAGCAGCCAACGGGTAGGTGCACACCCAAATGA
- a CDS encoding MCE family protein, whose translation MSAAWASPRTATIKVAGLITVLAVVGALAFVWIQFRGGLAPTTQLTLFASRSGLSMDDGSKVTYNGVVIGRVAAVQPDSSDKLTRAKITLEVAPTSLNTIPANANATIKASTIFGNKYVAFSSPKSPSLQSLSPNQAIDASSVTTEFNTLFETLMSIAEKVDPIKLNSTLSATAEALTGLGDKFGRSLVDADAILDQVNPRMSQVRYDVRRFAELADIYTAASPDLWDALRDAVTTATTLNAHSGELDAALMASVGFGNTGADILRRGNPYLVRGMADLVPTAELLDEYSPQLFCMFRNYHDVAPKVAAASGGNGYSAVTNSSVLGAENPYVYPDNLPRTNASGGPGGKPGCWQPITRDLWPAPYLVTDTGSSIAPYNHVELGQPLLNEYVWGRQVGENTINP comes from the coding sequence ATGAGCGCGGCGTGGGCATCACCCCGAACTGCGACCATCAAGGTCGCCGGGTTGATCACGGTGCTGGCGGTGGTCGGTGCACTCGCGTTCGTGTGGATTCAATTCCGCGGCGGGCTGGCCCCGACCACGCAGCTGACACTGTTCGCCAGCCGATCAGGCTTGTCCATGGACGACGGGTCGAAGGTCACGTACAACGGCGTCGTGATCGGGCGGGTCGCCGCGGTCCAGCCAGACTCGTCGGACAAACTCACCAGGGCCAAGATCACGCTCGAAGTCGCCCCCACCTCGCTGAACACGATTCCGGCCAACGCTAACGCCACCATCAAGGCCAGCACCATCTTCGGTAACAAGTATGTCGCCTTCTCGTCGCCGAAAAGCCCTTCATTGCAGTCGCTCTCACCTAACCAGGCCATTGATGCGTCGTCAGTGACCACTGAGTTCAACACGCTATTCGAGACGCTCATGTCCATCGCGGAGAAGGTGGACCCGATCAAGCTGAACTCAACTTTGAGCGCCACTGCCGAGGCTCTCACCGGGCTGGGCGATAAGTTCGGTCGCTCGCTGGTCGACGCCGACGCGATCCTCGACCAGGTCAATCCACGAATGTCACAGGTGCGCTACGACGTTCGACGCTTTGCCGAGCTCGCCGACATCTACACCGCAGCGTCCCCGGACCTGTGGGACGCGTTGCGCGACGCAGTGACCACCGCCACCACCCTCAACGCACACAGCGGTGAACTCGACGCGGCCCTGATGGCGTCGGTCGGCTTCGGGAACACCGGTGCGGACATCCTGCGACGCGGAAACCCCTACCTCGTACGCGGCATGGCCGACCTCGTCCCGACCGCGGAGCTCCTCGACGAATACAGCCCCCAGCTGTTCTGCATGTTCCGCAACTACCACGATGTCGCCCCGAAGGTGGCCGCCGCGTCGGGCGGCAACGGGTACTCGGCGGTGACCAATTCCAGCGTGCTGGGCGCCGAAAACCCTTACGTCTACCCCGACAATCTGCCCCGCACGAACGCCAGCGGCGGGCCGGGCGGAAAGCCGGGATGCTGGCAGCCCATCACCCGTGACCTGTGGCCTGCTCCCTACCTGGTGACCGACACCGGTTCCTCCATCGCCCCGTACAACCACGTGGAGCTCGGGCAGCCCCTTCTGAATGAGTATGTCTGGGGCCGTCAGGTCGGGGAGAACACGATCAACCCATGA
- a CDS encoding TetR/AcrR family transcriptional regulator, which translates to MARHATPPTGRLSVDDWIQAGFTIVAEEGIRALKLERVCAYLGVTRGSFYWHFDDMASYRAALVSSWGELRDTDRQVFARLREMPPRERLSAMVESFISPRHWTLERVMREWGRTDRAVAASVRAADKRVLNAARETFRDLGFPPEEAETRAKVFFATGVGFLHLSGPRPDSATVHEWEQFVDFMVKR; encoded by the coding sequence ATGGCGAGGCATGCGACGCCGCCCACCGGCCGCCTATCGGTCGACGACTGGATACAGGCCGGCTTCACCATCGTGGCCGAAGAGGGAATCCGCGCTCTGAAGCTGGAGCGGGTCTGCGCGTACCTCGGAGTGACCCGAGGCAGCTTCTACTGGCACTTCGACGACATGGCGAGCTATCGGGCCGCGCTGGTGTCCTCGTGGGGCGAATTGCGCGACACCGATCGTCAAGTGTTCGCCCGTCTCCGCGAGATGCCCCCGCGGGAGCGATTGTCGGCGATGGTCGAATCGTTCATCAGTCCACGTCACTGGACGCTGGAACGGGTGATGCGCGAATGGGGCCGCACCGATCGAGCGGTCGCGGCGAGTGTGCGCGCCGCCGACAAGCGCGTATTGAACGCCGCGCGCGAAACGTTCCGCGATCTGGGGTTTCCACCCGAGGAAGCCGAGACACGCGCAAAGGTGTTCTTTGCCACCGGCGTTGGATTTCTACACCTGTCGGGTCCGCGACCTGACAGTGCGACCGTGCATGAGTGGGAACAATTCGTGGACTTCATGGTCAAACGTTGA
- a CDS encoding crotonase/enoyl-CoA hydratase family protein — protein MSQDRVRVQVGENGVATVTMVRAEKHNALDQAMFEGLVAAAEQLAGEASVRAVVLHGEGKSFCSGLDVASFMAGSGGTSILLDRDEDRIANIAQRVTYDWSLVPAPVIAAIHGNCFGGGLQIALGADIRIAAPDAKLSIMEIKWGLVPDMGITQTLPRLLPIDVAKELTFTGRIVSGTEAAAIGLVTRTADDPLAAAVALADEITQKSPDGVRAAKRLYDETWAGNDPAAALLLESDLQTGLIGKPNQIAAVMAGMSGEKPVFADPE, from the coding sequence GTGAGCCAAGACAGAGTGCGTGTGCAGGTCGGCGAGAACGGTGTGGCGACGGTGACGATGGTGCGCGCCGAAAAACACAACGCGCTCGACCAGGCGATGTTCGAGGGCCTGGTGGCCGCCGCCGAGCAGCTGGCGGGCGAGGCATCGGTTCGCGCGGTCGTACTGCATGGTGAGGGTAAGAGCTTCTGCTCCGGTCTGGACGTCGCAAGTTTCATGGCCGGTAGTGGTGGGACGAGCATCCTGCTGGATCGAGACGAGGACCGGATCGCCAACATCGCTCAGCGTGTGACCTACGACTGGTCGTTGGTACCTGCGCCGGTCATCGCCGCGATTCATGGGAACTGCTTCGGCGGTGGTCTGCAGATCGCGCTGGGCGCCGACATCCGGATCGCCGCGCCGGACGCGAAGCTGTCCATCATGGAGATCAAGTGGGGCCTCGTACCCGACATGGGCATCACGCAGACACTGCCCAGACTTCTGCCGATCGACGTGGCGAAAGAGTTGACGTTCACCGGCCGCATCGTGTCCGGGACTGAGGCTGCCGCAATCGGATTGGTCACCCGCACAGCCGATGATCCGCTCGCCGCGGCTGTCGCGCTCGCCGACGAGATCACGCAGAAGTCGCCGGACGGTGTGCGTGCCGCGAAGCGTCTCTACGACGAAACCTGGGCAGGCAACGACCCCGCGGCGGCCCTACTGCTCGAATCGGACTTACAGACCGGGCTGATTGGCAAGCCCAATCAGATCGCTGCGGTCATGGCGGGAATGTCGGGGGAGAAGCCGGTTTTCGCCGACCCGGAGTAG
- a CDS encoding heme-binding protein: MFFRSLIGAGVVVGAALIGTATTAAADPPNCTAADLAGVMAGVSAGTSSYLFTHPDVNAFFTGLKGKPRDQMSADIQAYFDAHPQVRDELRAVRQAAADFRDRCNAPLPDMPMG, from the coding sequence ATGTTCTTTCGCAGTCTGATCGGAGCCGGCGTGGTCGTCGGCGCCGCCCTCATCGGCACCGCAACCACCGCCGCCGCCGACCCGCCGAACTGCACGGCGGCCGACCTCGCGGGCGTCATGGCCGGCGTATCCGCGGGAACGTCGTCTTACTTGTTCACCCATCCGGACGTGAACGCATTCTTCACCGGCCTCAAGGGCAAGCCCAGAGATCAGATGTCGGCCGACATCCAGGCGTACTTCGACGCGCACCCACAGGTCCGAGACGAACTGCGTGCGGTCAGGCAGGCCGCGGCAGATTTCCGCGACCGCTGCAATGCGCCTCTGCCAGACATGCCGATGGGGTAG
- a CDS encoding DUF4239 domain-containing protein — protein MGGMGLPGLGLFLALVVAVAILLAVGFVWLAEKTVYRPGSKAETGSLSSFVTTVGLVYGALLGFTVVVAWEQFSSAETNVTNESSTLATMYRQTISLAPPEQETMRTLLRDYTTSVQAEWDNPGSDAASADARTAITDMYRALGGQHSPTAAANPINAEIRGQLNVLTSQRNTRVLDAIPRIPGLLWTGLLFGGILLIGLIGFTRLDNRRNHMILSSAIAILLGLLLFLIFWLDHPFGRQLGVTPRSFDYTVQVFDGVDEAK, from the coding sequence ATGGGGGGAATGGGGCTCCCGGGGCTAGGGTTGTTTCTGGCGCTTGTTGTCGCCGTTGCGATTCTGTTGGCGGTCGGCTTCGTGTGGCTCGCCGAGAAGACGGTCTACCGGCCGGGCAGTAAGGCCGAGACGGGTTCCCTGTCGTCGTTCGTCACCACTGTCGGTCTGGTGTACGGCGCTCTATTGGGATTCACCGTCGTCGTCGCGTGGGAGCAGTTCTCGTCTGCCGAGACGAACGTCACCAACGAATCATCCACCCTGGCCACCATGTATCGGCAGACCATCAGCCTGGCACCGCCCGAGCAAGAGACAATGCGGACGTTGTTGCGCGACTACACCACCTCCGTTCAAGCCGAATGGGACAACCCAGGCAGTGATGCCGCGAGCGCAGATGCAAGGACCGCGATCACCGACATGTACCGCGCGCTGGGCGGCCAGCACAGTCCGACCGCGGCCGCCAATCCGATCAACGCGGAGATCCGCGGCCAGCTCAATGTCCTGACGTCGCAACGCAACACCCGGGTATTGGACGCGATACCGCGGATACCCGGCCTGCTATGGACAGGCCTGCTCTTCGGCGGGATCCTACTCATCGGACTGATCGGTTTCACCCGCCTCGACAACCGGCGCAATCACATGATTTTGTCGAGCGCCATTGCAATCCTGCTCGGCCTTCTGCTGTTCCTGATCTTCTGGCTCGATCATCCCTTCGGCCGGCAGTTGGGCGTCACACCCCGGTCGTTCGACTACACCGTCCAGGTCTTCGACGGAGTTGACGAGGCGAAGTAG
- a CDS encoding phosphotransferase gives MTTDSVPRRPHDIDVAMFRRLTSRDDVTAVHVRDVDHGTATRARLDITGAPHLPATAFVKLAPTRPAERFFNRFMALAHNEAELYRRLHHDLSDVMPDLYGAASDGRGHAVVILEDLSLRNAVFPPLATGATATQALAVAAALATVHQKFWESPRFDDDLAYLGPARSRNTRLGPHSWHLLRTIPKDFNDVVPHEIRNDVKMLIKQRWAIAAMMRTFPRSLIHGDTHLGNICFVDDRPVLFDWQVTSCGPAVKDLAYFAATSIDADTRRATDTDLVRTYVDTLNADGATRLTFDDAWDSYRLFVFTAFIAAGVTAAFGRRLQGEATTRAGLDRAVQAIRDFDSLQLLRARLAV, from the coding sequence GTGACCACGGACAGCGTTCCACGCCGACCGCACGACATCGACGTGGCGATGTTCCGTCGTCTCACGTCGCGCGACGACGTCACCGCCGTGCACGTGCGCGACGTCGACCATGGCACGGCGACACGGGCACGACTGGACATCACCGGAGCTCCCCATCTGCCGGCCACGGCATTCGTCAAACTCGCTCCGACCCGACCCGCCGAACGCTTCTTCAACCGCTTCATGGCTCTCGCGCACAACGAAGCCGAGCTCTACCGTCGCCTGCACCACGACCTGTCAGACGTGATGCCGGACCTGTACGGTGCCGCCTCCGATGGGCGCGGCCACGCCGTGGTGATCCTGGAGGACCTCAGCCTGCGCAACGCGGTGTTTCCGCCGTTGGCGACGGGGGCCACTGCCACGCAGGCCCTTGCCGTCGCCGCTGCGCTCGCGACAGTGCACCAGAAGTTCTGGGAGTCACCACGATTCGACGACGACCTCGCCTACCTCGGTCCGGCACGCTCTCGCAACACACGGTTGGGCCCACATTCGTGGCATCTCCTGCGCACCATCCCGAAAGACTTCAACGACGTTGTACCGCACGAGATCCGAAATGACGTCAAGATGCTCATCAAACAGCGATGGGCCATCGCGGCAATGATGCGCACTTTTCCGCGTAGCCTGATTCACGGCGACACCCACCTGGGCAACATCTGTTTCGTCGATGACCGGCCGGTCCTGTTCGACTGGCAGGTCACCTCATGCGGGCCGGCCGTCAAGGACCTGGCCTATTTCGCCGCCACGTCGATCGACGCGGACACCCGCCGAGCCACCGACACCGACCTCGTCCGCACGTATGTCGACACCCTCAACGCAGACGGCGCCACGAGGCTCACGTTCGACGACGCATGGGACTCGTACCGGCTCTTCGTGTTCACCGCCTTCATCGCCGCCGGTGTGACGGCGGCTTTCGGCCGTCGCCTGCAGGGCGAAGCGACCACCCGGGCGGGTCTGGACCGAGCCGTGCAAGCGATTCGCGATTTCGATTCGCTCCAGCTGCTCCGCGCTCGGCTCGCGGTCTAG